Proteins co-encoded in one Acidobacteriota bacterium genomic window:
- a CDS encoding TonB-dependent receptor: MKYPGLGTIAIAIVLAPHICIHAQQTINNATLGGRVLDPQSRSVAGAEVTATQLATNLTHIVATDSEGRFRFPYLAIGSYRISVAQSGFASAQREVNLTVGADFQLLIALSISTAQTSVEVSGAPPIVETNRSEIAETISRNEVQNLSLLGRNFLDLALLTPGVSPTNTASTQLFAETSGVPGQGYSINSQRNFSNNYVVDGLSANDDAAGLTGIFYSLDTVSEFQIVTSGGQAEFGRALGGYANMVTRSGTDEWHGNLYGFLRNQRFNATNALSQSTLPLTQAQYGAGIGGPIIHKQTFLYANFERKQLNQNGLVTVTPTNANLINARLKAVNYAGPQIATGIYPNPVRTNNVFARLDHQFNPRDELNIHYNLYTVDSNNSRGAGALSATSGAAALHDTDHTIAVSNIITLSSNTVNETRGQFIHSSLTAPPNDPTGPAVSISGVASFGTLSSSPQGRLNNLYEAVNNISRQAGAHSLRAGGDFLYNDLKITFPQSARGSYSFSSLANFLAGTYNALGYTQSFGNPAVTQGNANLGFYAQDEWKLSHTFTLNAGLRYDLQFLKAIVTDTNNVSPRIGFAWSPFQGNHTLIRASYGLFYDRVPLRALSNALQSSSNTTNINASTFVTVNLSPTQAGAPTFPNTAASLPSGVLVNFTTMDPHMQNAYSHQASLQVEQQLTNTSSLSISYQHVRGLRLIASINQNTPTCVASGNNNGCRLDSTYGNNKQYRGAADSSYDGLSVSLVQRPSHWGSYRIAYTWSKAIDDVGEFFFSSPINNFNISQDRGRSDDDQRHRVVFSGVVHTSMGSPASAWAKLRNGFLLSGILQYYSALPFNITTGANSVQGTTMRPCVPDVLSCAQLLPGTVIARNSGTGFDSFTLNTRLSRTFHLGEHINLEGIAEAFNALNHRNDLIPNGTFGTGIYPTAPSSSFGRATAVGDPRQIQLALRLSF, translated from the coding sequence TTGAAATACCCAGGACTCGGCACTATTGCGATAGCCATTGTGCTAGCGCCGCACATCTGCATTCACGCTCAACAAACCATCAACAATGCGACACTCGGCGGGCGCGTGCTTGATCCGCAAAGCCGTAGCGTCGCAGGCGCTGAAGTTACAGCGACACAACTTGCCACCAACCTCACTCACATCGTTGCAACGGATTCCGAGGGACGATTTCGCTTTCCGTATCTCGCAATCGGTTCTTATCGCATCTCCGTTGCGCAGAGTGGATTCGCGTCGGCTCAGCGGGAAGTCAATCTAACAGTGGGGGCCGACTTTCAGCTTCTTATTGCGCTTAGCATTTCAACTGCGCAGACTTCGGTCGAGGTCAGCGGAGCGCCCCCTATTGTTGAGACCAACCGAAGCGAGATCGCTGAAACCATCTCTCGCAATGAGGTACAGAATCTCTCGTTGCTGGGACGCAATTTTCTTGATCTTGCGCTTCTTACTCCCGGCGTCTCACCAACGAACACTGCTAGCACCCAGCTTTTTGCCGAGACATCGGGGGTTCCAGGCCAAGGCTACTCCATCAACAGTCAACGCAATTTTTCAAATAACTACGTTGTCGATGGCCTTTCCGCAAACGACGATGCCGCAGGCCTGACTGGAATTTTCTATAGCCTCGATACTGTGAGCGAGTTCCAGATTGTGACGTCGGGCGGACAAGCTGAGTTTGGTAGAGCGCTCGGAGGCTATGCCAACATGGTCACTCGCAGCGGGACCGATGAATGGCACGGCAATCTTTACGGCTTCCTGCGCAATCAGCGATTCAACGCGACCAATGCGCTATCGCAAAGCACACTGCCACTCACGCAGGCTCAGTACGGTGCTGGCATCGGCGGTCCGATTATTCACAAGCAAACTTTTCTCTACGCTAATTTCGAGCGAAAACAGCTCAACCAGAATGGACTCGTAACAGTGACTCCGACGAACGCCAATCTCATCAATGCGCGATTGAAGGCGGTAAACTACGCGGGACCACAGATTGCAACTGGAATCTATCCAAACCCCGTCCGCACCAACAATGTTTTCGCGAGACTGGATCATCAATTCAACCCGCGTGACGAGCTCAATATCCACTACAACCTCTATACGGTGGACAGCAACAACTCACGAGGAGCAGGGGCCCTAAGCGCAACCAGCGGCGCCGCAGCGCTTCACGATACCGATCACACCATTGCAGTCAGCAACATCATCACTCTTTCGTCAAATACAGTAAACGAGACTCGCGGACAGTTCATCCACAGCTCGCTTACTGCTCCACCAAACGATCCGACCGGTCCAGCCGTGAGCATCTCAGGCGTGGCATCCTTCGGCACGCTCTCCAGTTCCCCGCAAGGCCGCCTCAACAACCTCTACGAAGCAGTCAACAACATCTCACGCCAGGCCGGCGCGCACTCACTACGCGCAGGAGGCGATTTTCTCTACAATGACCTGAAGATTACTTTTCCGCAATCCGCGCGTGGAAGCTACTCCTTCTCATCGCTCGCCAATTTCCTGGCAGGCACCTACAACGCTTTGGGTTACACCCAGTCGTTTGGTAACCCCGCCGTTACACAAGGCAACGCCAACCTTGGCTTTTACGCACAGGATGAGTGGAAGCTGTCTCACACCTTCACACTCAATGCAGGGCTGCGGTACGATCTCCAGTTCCTCAAGGCCATCGTCACCGACACGAATAATGTCTCGCCGCGAATCGGTTTTGCATGGTCTCCATTTCAAGGCAACCACACACTCATCCGTGCGAGTTACGGCCTCTTCTACGATCGCGTTCCTCTACGCGCTCTTTCCAACGCGTTGCAATCCAGCAGCAATACAACCAACATCAATGCTTCGACCTTTGTTACCGTCAACCTTTCACCAACACAGGCGGGAGCTCCTACCTTTCCCAACACGGCTGCGTCTCTTCCCTCTGGTGTCCTCGTAAACTTCACCACGATGGATCCGCACATGCAAAACGCCTATTCTCACCAGGCTTCGCTTCAGGTTGAGCAACAGCTCACCAACACAAGCTCTCTCAGCATCAGCTACCAGCATGTTCGTGGCCTCAGGCTGATTGCATCGATAAATCAGAACACACCGACATGCGTCGCCAGCGGCAACAATAACGGCTGCAGGCTTGATTCAACCTATGGCAACAACAAACAGTATCGAGGTGCCGCCGACTCTTCCTACGATGGTCTGTCCGTCTCCCTTGTCCAGAGACCGTCGCATTGGGGAAGTTATCGCATTGCGTATACGTGGTCGAAAGCCATCGATGACGTTGGCGAGTTTTTTTTCAGCTCCCCGATCAACAACTTCAACATCTCGCAGGACCGGGGACGCTCCGATGATGACCAGCGCCATCGCGTCGTTTTTTCAGGAGTCGTCCATACATCCATGGGCTCTCCTGCGAGTGCCTGGGCCAAACTCCGCAACGGATTCCTCCTCAGCGGAATCCTGCAGTACTACTCGGCGCTACCCTTCAACATCACGACTGGAGCCAACAGCGTTCAGGGAACAACCATGCGCCCATGCGTTCCAGATGTACTATCGTGCGCACAACTTCTTCCAGGCACCGTCATTGCTCGGAATTCCGGCACCGGATTTGACTCGTTCACGCTCAACACACGGCTAAGCCGGACGTTTCACCTTGGCGAACATATCAATCTTGAAGGCATCGCCGAGGCATTCAATGCCCTTAATCATCGCAATGACCTCATTCCTAATGGCACCTTTGGGACCGGCATCTACCCAACAGCGCCATCTTCTTCCTTCGGACGAGCAACGGCAGTTGGCGATCCTCGACAGATCCAGCTTGCCTTGCGTTTGAGCTTCTAG
- a CDS encoding DUF4126 domain-containing protein: MSFSPANIGALVIAASFAGGLNIYATVLTLGILARTQWVALPPGLDGLGNTWVIVTCALLFAIEFVADKIPGFDMIWNGLQTVVRVPVAGLVAYHASSQLSPQMQLLATGLGAAIALAAHGSKTAVRAAVTPSPEPVSNIALSSTEDALAIGLTWFATHHPIVAASMAIVLLLAAFFAARALLRAIQKPLRKLFRPDLEEAADTKPPA, encoded by the coding sequence ATGAGCTTTTCGCCAGCCAACATTGGAGCTCTCGTCATCGCCGCAAGTTTTGCAGGCGGGTTGAATATCTATGCCACTGTGCTTACTCTCGGCATTCTGGCCCGCACGCAATGGGTTGCACTTCCTCCTGGATTGGATGGCCTTGGAAATACATGGGTGATTGTGACTTGCGCGCTGTTGTTCGCGATTGAGTTTGTGGCAGACAAGATTCCAGGTTTCGACATGATCTGGAATGGGTTGCAGACGGTAGTCCGCGTTCCAGTGGCGGGACTTGTCGCGTATCATGCCAGCTCGCAGCTTTCGCCGCAGATGCAGCTTTTGGCAACCGGACTTGGAGCGGCAATTGCACTTGCGGCGCACGGCTCAAAGACGGCTGTACGCGCCGCGGTGACGCCGAGCCCCGAACCTGTCTCCAACATCGCCTTGAGCTCGACAGAAGATGCCCTGGCGATTGGACTGACCTGGTTTGCGACTCATCATCCCATCGTCGCGGCCTCGATGGCCATTGTCCTGTTGCTTGCGGCATTTTTTGCGGCGCGTGCTCTGCTTCGTGCAATTCAGAAGCCGTTACGAAAGTTGTTTCGGCCCGACCTGGAAGAAGCAGCGGATACTAAGCCTCCTGCCTGA
- the dgt gene encoding dNTP triphosphohydrolase, protein MKETLRCCAVVGDAGDPLTARIYPAPVRSGRSAFQRDRERIVQSRAFRRLAGKTQVFTSRSSDHFRSRLTHTIEVAEIARAAASSLGLNEDLAETLALVHDIGHPPFGHAGERALDRCLRRHGRSFDHNLHALRIVEHFEQRYAAHRGLNLTLGVREGIIKHSRDYKAEEHPELADYFLGDRPPLEAQLIDLADEIAYLTADLDDGVESGLLEIGHICESVAILGRCYRMVEARHANVEEKYLFHEALQLMQNILTDDLIEDTRKNVEAIGAKSLEDVRMHGSRLATFSSPVESERLQEKQYLYDTLYTCNELEREHHKAEEVVTALFDFWINDPQELPPSYFEEIEEEGLARVVADYIAGMTDSFILEQYAQVKRAIRL, encoded by the coding sequence ATGAAAGAAACTCTACGTTGTTGCGCGGTTGTTGGGGACGCAGGGGATCCGCTGACGGCGCGCATTTACCCTGCTCCAGTGCGCTCTGGGCGGTCCGCTTTCCAGCGCGATCGCGAAAGAATTGTGCAGTCGCGCGCTTTCAGACGGCTGGCAGGGAAGACGCAGGTCTTTACCAGCCGATCGTCAGACCATTTTCGCAGCCGGCTTACTCACACAATCGAAGTCGCGGAGATTGCGCGGGCCGCGGCATCGTCCCTGGGGCTGAATGAGGACCTGGCCGAGACGCTGGCGCTGGTGCATGACATAGGACACCCTCCCTTTGGACATGCGGGTGAAAGAGCGCTGGACCGTTGTCTGAGGCGTCACGGACGGAGCTTCGACCATAATCTACATGCTTTGCGTATCGTTGAGCACTTTGAACAACGTTATGCTGCACACCGCGGATTGAATCTGACGCTTGGCGTTCGTGAAGGCATCATCAAGCACTCTCGCGACTACAAGGCAGAAGAGCATCCTGAGCTGGCGGACTACTTTCTTGGAGATCGCCCCCCGCTGGAGGCGCAACTGATCGATCTTGCAGATGAGATTGCTTACCTGACGGCAGACCTGGACGATGGGGTAGAGTCGGGGCTGCTCGAGATAGGCCACATCTGCGAAAGTGTAGCTATTCTTGGTCGCTGCTATCGCATGGTTGAGGCGCGTCATGCCAACGTTGAAGAGAAGTATCTCTTCCATGAGGCTCTGCAATTGATGCAAAACATTCTTACCGACGATCTTATTGAAGATACCAGGAAGAATGTAGAGGCGATTGGCGCGAAATCTCTTGAAGATGTTCGTATGCACGGATCGCGGCTGGCTACATTCTCTTCCCCGGTTGAATCGGAGCGCTTGCAGGAGAAACAATATCTTTATGACACGCTCTACACTTGTAACGAACTGGAACGGGAGCACCATAAGGCTGAAGAGGTCGTGACGGCGTTGTTCGACTTCTGGATTAACGATCCTCAGGAACTGCCGCCAAGCTACTTTGAAGAGATTGAAGAAGAAGGGCTGGCGCGGGTAGTTGCAGACTATATCGCAGGAATGACGGACAGCTTCATTCTTGAACAGTATGCACAGGTGAAGCGGGCTATACGACTGTAG
- a CDS encoding tetratricopeptide repeat protein: protein MTSILRASMFRFILAAAILAAAQMSAQTSTGTATSAPSAPGTIDRSSAYYHYGLAHMYEDMAVNAGRPDYATQAVEEYKLALDADPNSTLLQNGLAELYFKIGRIREAVSSAQDQVKKNPNDVAAHELLGKIYLRSLGDMQSQQSSQMLKLAIGEYEKLAELKPKDVETRLLLGQLYGLNHDSAKAEEEFKAAQKIDGGSEDVVLNMYRLYTEQGDYTRAAEILKSIPDADRSSRIDFALGATYDLLRKPKDAIAAYRRALDDDPDNVDMERGLANALLTDGQLDEALKIFTSIVVAEPQDAQSQIKIADIQRQQGHYDQALATLEKAKPLAQDSVELNYNQALVYDSLGRYDDAISTLKTLLAGTSHADGKYTEQEKGNRAIFLERMGIVYKEQNKTAEAVGAYKQMVALGGEFAKNGYQGMVDSYRDAHQWKEATAAAAEAAAAMPKDASVQLMYAGQLADTGGAKEGIALAKTQLSASGNGPNDREAHLALGNIYIRLKQWADANTELTAAETLSAKPEEKLYVYFLRGTLADRQKQYDSAETQFRKALAIDPQNATILNYMGYMFADRGVRLSEALTMIRKAVDLDPQNYAYLDSLGWAYYKTGQYALAEENIRKAIERNNGDPTIHDHLGEIYEKTGKLKLAVAQWERSLTEYARSLPADADPEDIAKVQHKLDNARVKLSKLNTTQVKQQQ from the coding sequence ATGACGTCAATTTTGCGTGCCTCCATGTTCCGGTTTATTCTTGCTGCGGCAATACTGGCTGCGGCGCAGATGTCGGCGCAGACATCGACCGGAACTGCTACATCTGCTCCATCTGCTCCCGGAACGATTGATCGCTCTTCGGCCTACTATCACTATGGCCTAGCTCATATGTATGAGGATATGGCGGTCAATGCCGGGCGTCCCGACTATGCGACCCAGGCAGTGGAGGAATACAAGCTGGCGCTGGACGCCGATCCGAATTCGACGCTTCTACAGAATGGCCTTGCGGAGTTGTACTTCAAGATTGGGCGCATCCGTGAAGCAGTAAGCTCGGCCCAGGACCAGGTAAAGAAGAACCCGAACGATGTGGCCGCGCACGAGTTGCTGGGAAAGATCTATCTGCGCTCGCTTGGCGATATGCAGAGCCAGCAGTCGTCGCAGATGCTGAAGCTCGCAATTGGGGAGTATGAAAAGCTGGCGGAGCTTAAGCCGAAGGATGTCGAGACCCGCCTGTTGCTGGGGCAGCTCTATGGCTTGAACCATGACTCGGCGAAGGCCGAGGAGGAGTTCAAAGCTGCACAAAAGATCGATGGCGGCTCTGAAGATGTCGTGCTGAATATGTACCGGCTCTATACGGAGCAGGGCGATTACACGCGCGCGGCAGAGATCCTGAAGTCGATTCCAGATGCCGATCGCAGCTCGAGGATCGATTTTGCACTCGGCGCGACGTATGACCTTCTGCGCAAGCCAAAAGATGCAATCGCCGCTTATCGCAGGGCCCTCGACGATGACCCGGATAACGTGGATATGGAGCGCGGACTGGCAAACGCGTTACTCACGGACGGCCAGCTTGACGAGGCTTTGAAGATATTCACGAGCATCGTCGTGGCAGAGCCTCAGGATGCTCAGTCGCAGATCAAGATTGCCGATATTCAGCGGCAGCAGGGGCATTACGATCAGGCACTTGCGACTTTGGAAAAGGCAAAGCCCCTGGCGCAGGATTCCGTGGAGTTGAACTATAACCAGGCGTTGGTTTACGACTCGCTGGGAAGATACGACGATGCAATCTCGACTCTGAAGACGCTGCTCGCCGGGACTTCTCACGCCGATGGAAAGTATACGGAACAGGAGAAAGGCAACCGCGCAATCTTCTTGGAACGTATGGGGATCGTCTATAAAGAGCAGAACAAGACTGCTGAAGCGGTGGGCGCCTATAAACAGATGGTCGCACTCGGGGGAGAGTTTGCAAAAAACGGCTATCAGGGAATGGTCGACTCTTACCGTGACGCGCATCAATGGAAGGAAGCTACGGCTGCCGCTGCCGAGGCTGCCGCAGCCATGCCGAAGGACGCCAGCGTGCAACTGATGTACGCTGGCCAACTGGCGGATACAGGCGGTGCCAAAGAGGGAATTGCTTTGGCGAAGACGCAGCTTTCAGCTTCAGGGAATGGGCCGAACGACCGCGAAGCACATCTTGCGCTGGGGAATATCTACATACGGTTGAAGCAGTGGGCAGATGCCAACACGGAGTTGACTGCTGCAGAGACACTCTCGGCCAAGCCGGAGGAGAAGCTGTACGTTTACTTCCTGCGTGGCACTTTGGCGGACCGGCAGAAGCAGTACGATTCAGCCGAGACGCAGTTCCGCAAAGCATTGGCGATCGATCCTCAGAACGCGACGATCCTCAACTACATGGGCTACATGTTTGCAGACCGTGGAGTTCGATTGAGCGAGGCGTTGACGATGATTCGCAAGGCCGTCGACCTTGATCCGCAGAACTACGCTTACCTGGATTCGCTGGGGTGGGCGTATTACAAGACGGGGCAGTATGCGCTTGCGGAAGAAAACATCCGCAAGGCGATTGAGCGCAACAACGGCGATCCGACGATCCACGATCATCTGGGCGAAATCTACGAGAAGACTGGAAAGCTGAAGCTCGCGGTCGCCCAGTGGGAGCGTTCGTTGACGGAGTATGCGAGATCGCTTCCTGCCGATGCCGATCCCGAGGATATCGCAAAGGTGCAGCACAAGCTGGATAACGCTCGTGTCAAGCTGTCGAAGCTGAACACAACCCAGGTGAAGCAGCAACAGTAA
- the purH gene encoding bifunctional phosphoribosylaminoimidazolecarboxamide formyltransferase/IMP cyclohydrolase yields MTSHSAPASVSVDLRPVRRALLSVTDKTGIVEFSRALAGHGVELVSTGGTAKALRDAGLNVKDISELTGFPEMLDGRVKTLHPKVHGGILHMRGNAEHVAAVQSHGIEPIDMVVVNLYAFEKTAQKPGVAFADVIENIDIGGPSMVRSAAKNFEDVAIVTSVADYTALAEELAANKGSLSRLTRWRLAKQAFAVTAAYDSGIATALESIEVPSGAAAFAQDALPQTVRIIDPLAQTLRYGENPHQKAALYVDGSGKGVAAAEQLQGKELSYNNLVDLDACWELVSEFDAAAEAAVAIIKHTNPCGASTGANVLEAYKRALEADPVSAFGGVIGVNREVDGAAAEEIAKLFVEAIVAPGFTKEALERFAAKKNLRLVKIVPAETPRVIKQVSGGLLVQDADRLRITEAELKAVTDRKPTPEEMRALLFAWRVCKHVKSNAIVYARYSDGHGQTVGIGAGQMSRVDAARFGAMKAVLPLAGTVAASDAFFPFPDGLETIAAAGATAVIQPGGSVKDTDVIAAANRLGVAMVLTGVRHFRHG; encoded by the coding sequence ATGACCTCACATAGTGCTCCTGCCTCTGTCTCTGTCGATCTTCGTCCCGTTCGCCGTGCTCTTCTTTCTGTAACCGATAAGACCGGCATTGTTGAGTTCTCCCGCGCTCTGGCAGGGCATGGCGTGGAGCTGGTTTCGACCGGCGGAACCGCTAAGGCGCTGCGCGATGCTGGCCTGAATGTTAAGGACATCAGCGAGTTGACGGGCTTCCCGGAGATGCTCGACGGCCGCGTGAAGACGCTGCACCCGAAGGTGCACGGCGGGATTCTGCATATGCGCGGGAACGCCGAGCACGTCGCGGCGGTGCAGTCGCACGGCATCGAGCCGATCGACATGGTGGTAGTGAATCTGTACGCCTTTGAGAAGACTGCGCAAAAGCCCGGGGTGGCGTTTGCGGATGTAATTGAAAACATCGACATCGGTGGTCCGTCGATGGTTCGGTCAGCAGCGAAGAACTTTGAGGATGTTGCGATTGTGACTTCGGTGGCGGACTATACGGCGCTGGCCGAGGAGCTTGCGGCGAACAAGGGGAGCCTTAGCCGGTTGACGCGGTGGAGGCTGGCGAAGCAGGCGTTCGCGGTGACGGCGGCTTATGATTCCGGAATCGCTACTGCGCTTGAGAGTATCGAGGTGCCTTCAGGCGCGGCAGCGTTCGCTCAGGATGCCTTGCCGCAGACGGTGCGCATTATCGATCCGCTGGCCCAGACGTTGCGTTATGGAGAGAACCCGCACCAGAAGGCGGCCCTCTACGTCGACGGCAGCGGTAAGGGAGTTGCGGCAGCGGAACAGCTTCAGGGGAAGGAGCTGAGCTACAACAACCTGGTAGACCTGGATGCGTGCTGGGAACTGGTGAGCGAGTTTGATGCTGCGGCTGAGGCTGCGGTGGCAATTATCAAGCACACGAATCCGTGTGGGGCTTCGACGGGCGCGAATGTTCTGGAGGCTTATAAGCGTGCGCTTGAGGCAGATCCGGTGTCGGCGTTCGGCGGTGTGATCGGCGTGAATCGCGAGGTGGACGGGGCTGCAGCAGAAGAGATTGCCAAACTGTTTGTGGAGGCGATTGTTGCGCCTGGATTCACAAAGGAAGCGTTGGAGCGGTTTGCGGCGAAGAAGAACCTGCGGCTGGTGAAGATCGTTCCGGCAGAGACGCCCCGAGTAATTAAGCAGGTCTCTGGCGGGCTGCTGGTGCAGGACGCCGATCGGTTGCGCATTACCGAGGCTGAGTTGAAGGCGGTGACTGACCGCAAACCGACTCCCGAAGAGATGCGAGCGCTGCTGTTTGCGTGGAGGGTTTGCAAGCACGTGAAGTCGAATGCGATCGTTTATGCGCGGTATTCGGACGGACATGGCCAGACGGTGGGTATTGGCGCCGGGCAGATGAGCCGTGTTGATGCTGCACGGTTTGGCGCCATGAAGGCCGTTCTTCCGCTGGCCGGGACAGTAGCGGCTTCGGATGCGTTCTTTCCCTTTCCTGATGGTCTGGAGACGATTGCGGCTGCTGGTGCGACGGCGGTGATTCAGCCCGGCGGGTCGGTCAAGGATACCGATGTGATTGCTGCGGCAAACAGATTGGGCGTGGCAATGGTACTTACGGGGGTCCGCCATTTCCGGCACGGCTGA
- a CDS encoding dihydroorotate dehydrogenase, which produces MRVSLAGVELSSPVIAASGTFGYGVEFEEIVSLERIGAFVTKGLSREPMQGNPTPRIIETAAGMINAIGLQNMGVRPFVGEKLPKLRTMKGAVVIANVFGYTVEDCLEVIQVLNDAEGIAMYELNASCPNTSHGGIAFGVDPSLLYELVSRTRGASRRPLMVKLSPNVTSIGQMARVAADAGADAVSLVNTFVSLAIDIETAKPRIANVTGGLSGPAIKPIAVRMVHDAAKSVRIPVVGMGGITRAEDAVEFMMAGATAVQVGTASYADPRAVENIANGMRKWCAGHGVEHVSHLTGAAQL; this is translated from the coding sequence ATGCGGGTGAGCTTAGCGGGTGTGGAGCTAAGCTCACCGGTCATTGCGGCAAGCGGCACGTTCGGGTATGGCGTGGAGTTTGAGGAGATCGTCTCGCTGGAGCGCATTGGTGCGTTCGTGACGAAGGGCCTGTCGCGGGAGCCGATGCAGGGAAACCCCACGCCCCGGATCATCGAAACAGCGGCGGGGATGATCAATGCAATCGGGCTCCAGAACATGGGAGTTCGGCCGTTCGTCGGAGAGAAGCTGCCGAAGTTGCGCACAATGAAGGGCGCAGTTGTCATTGCGAATGTCTTTGGCTATACGGTGGAGGATTGCCTGGAGGTGATCCAGGTGCTGAACGATGCCGAGGGCATCGCGATGTACGAGTTGAACGCAAGCTGCCCGAATACGAGTCACGGCGGAATTGCTTTCGGCGTCGACCCCAGTCTGCTGTATGAGCTTGTGTCGCGGACACGAGGAGCTTCGCGAAGACCTCTGATGGTGAAGCTGTCGCCGAATGTAACGAGCATCGGGCAGATGGCCCGGGTAGCAGCGGATGCCGGCGCGGATGCGGTGTCGCTGGTGAATACGTTTGTGTCCTTGGCTATTGATATAGAGACAGCTAAGCCTCGAATTGCGAACGTGACCGGGGGGCTGTCAGGGCCTGCGATCAAACCGATTGCCGTGAGGATGGTTCACGATGCCGCAAAATCCGTTCGTATACCTGTAGTAGGAATGGGTGGGATTACGCGCGCCGAAGATGCTGTCGAGTTCATGATGGCGGGTGCTACAGCCGTTCAGGTGGGGACGGCGAGTTACGCGGATCCGCGAGCTGTGGAAAACATTGCGAATGGGATGAGGAAGTGGTGTGCCGGGCATGGTGTGGAGCATGTGAGCCATTTGACTGGGGCGGCGCAGTTGTAA
- a CDS encoding alkaline phosphatase family protein, which translates to MRACIALLLSLALLVPGSVPARADAYHATPKLVVVLVIDQFRGDYLDRYRDDFKTPNGFNLFLKKGVHFTDCYYDYANLVTAAGHSTIGTGSYTDGHKIPINEWWERDENGKLELVTSVSDHRYKLVGVPAGGEISPGASPHREAASTLGDELELATQGRAKVFGVSFKDRAAILTSGHATKGAYWTDHDSGAFISSTYWMNELPGWAKDFNASDERAKARAAANIPSGNFYEEVGKTPAAVQYMINFAKALVKNENLGHNEVSDLLTISISNTDILGHKVGPDSPEQRKMIDAVDVSLNDFFTFLDKQVGLQNVIVALSGDHGVAPTMRAANDAQMPSVGIKSAAVLKSLEAALDKKWPIKKGDKYVLGGEFPYIQLNQQAFEAAHVSELEAETAAAEELEALLAASNANYGVKSTKAAIPADRVADPVGLGSVYPVAKMRAGEIPDTELGRRIMHSYSPYVGWAIWLNFSAFQFPGSEMGATHYSSFAYDRHVPLDFYGAMFVPGTYHDRVAPVDIAATFASILRVNQPSSIEGHVLTQVLKPDNGSMSTAHVTKRGTEK; encoded by the coding sequence ATGCGTGCCTGTATAGCTCTTCTTCTCTCGCTTGCTCTTCTCGTGCCCGGGTCTGTGCCCGCGCGTGCCGATGCGTATCATGCGACACCGAAGCTGGTGGTCGTACTGGTAATCGACCAGTTCCGCGGCGATTATCTCGACCGCTACCGCGACGACTTCAAGACTCCGAACGGGTTCAACCTGTTTCTGAAAAAAGGCGTGCACTTCACCGATTGCTACTACGACTACGCCAACCTGGTGACGGCGGCCGGGCATTCGACGATCGGCACGGGAAGCTATACTGACGGGCACAAGATCCCGATCAACGAGTGGTGGGAGCGGGACGAGAATGGAAAGCTCGAGCTGGTGACGTCGGTCAGCGACCATCGGTACAAGCTGGTGGGCGTTCCGGCCGGTGGCGAGATCTCTCCGGGGGCTTCACCTCACCGCGAGGCTGCCTCGACCCTTGGAGATGAACTGGAGTTGGCGACACAGGGACGAGCCAAGGTGTTTGGCGTCTCGTTCAAAGACAGGGCGGCGATCCTGACCTCGGGACACGCGACCAAGGGAGCCTACTGGACAGATCATGATTCGGGAGCGTTCATCAGCTCGACGTACTGGATGAACGAGCTTCCTGGCTGGGCAAAGGATTTCAATGCGAGCGACGAGCGCGCGAAGGCTCGTGCGGCGGCGAATATCCCCTCAGGGAATTTTTATGAAGAGGTTGGGAAGACGCCGGCTGCCGTTCAATACATGATCAATTTTGCCAAGGCTCTGGTGAAGAACGAGAACCTGGGTCACAACGAGGTCTCGGACCTGCTGACGATCTCGATCAGCAATACGGACATACTGGGGCACAAGGTTGGGCCGGATTCGCCCGAACAGCGCAAGATGATTGATGCAGTGGACGTCTCGCTGAACGACTTCTTCACCTTCCTCGACAAGCAGGTGGGGCTTCAGAATGTGATTGTTGCTCTATCGGGCGATCACGGTGTCGCTCCCACGATGCGTGCGGCGAATGATGCGCAGATGCCTTCGGTGGGGATCAAGAGCGCTGCGGTCTTGAAGTCGCTGGAGGCAGCTCTCGACAAGAAGTGGCCGATCAAGAAGGGCGACAAGTATGTGTTGGGCGGTGAATTTCCGTACATTCAATTGAACCAGCAGGCATTTGAGGCAGCCCATGTCAGCGAGCTGGAGGCTGAGACGGCGGCTGCCGAGGAGCTTGAGGCTCTGCTGGCAGCTTCAAATGCGAATTACGGCGTGAAGAGCACAAAGGCCGCGATTCCTGCCGACCGTGTGGCCGATCCGGTTGGGCTTGGTTCTGTTTACCCGGTGGCGAAGATGCGCGCGGGCGAGATTCCGGATACTGAGCTCGGGCGCCGGATCATGCACAGCTACTCGCCTTACGTGGGCTGGGCGATCTGGCTGAACTTCAGCGCATTCCAGTTCCCGGGGTCGGAGATGGGAGCGACGCACTACTCGTCGTTTGCCTATGACCGTCATGTGCCGCTGGACTTCTATGGCGCAATGTTCGTTCCGGGGACGTATCACGATCGCGTAGCTCCGGTGGATATTGCGGCAACATTTGCCTCGATTTTGAGGGTGAATCAGCCTTCGAGTATCGAGGGACATGTGCTGACTCAGGTACTGAAGCCTGATAATGGAAGCATGTCAACAGCACATGTCACAAAGAGAGGCACTGAGAAGTGA